The window GCTGCATCTGCCAgatcttcttcttccacttcattGGAGGCATCAAGATCTTCCTCCTAACCATCATGGCCTATGATCGCTATGTTGCCATCTTCTACCCATTACGTTACACAGTCATCATGAATGGGACTCTCATGGGTGGGCTCATGTGGGCCTCTTGGGTTGGGGGTTTTGTCCACTCCATCGTCCAAGTGGCCATCATTGttgggctgccattttgtggccccAACGTTTTAGACAATTTCTACTGCGATGTACCGCAGGTGGTCAAACTGGCTTGTGCCAATACTTTTGTGGTGGAGCTCCTCATGGTTTCCAACAACGGCCTGGTCACCTCCATGTGCTTTGTGGTGTTGCTGGTGTCATACTCCGTCCTACTGGCCAAGCTGAGGGCAGGTTCCGCACCAGGCCGCAGCAAGGCTGTTTCTACTTGTGCCTCTCATATCACTGTGGTATCCCTGATTTTTGGGCCCTGCATCTA of the Sphaerodactylus townsendi isolate TG3544 unplaced genomic scaffold, MPM_Stown_v2.3 scaffold_1508, whole genome shotgun sequence genome contains:
- the LOC125424928 gene encoding olfactory receptor 4D5-like, with protein sequence MEGENLTTVTEFIFLGLAANPDMKLLLFAVFLAVYATTMVGNLLIVSLVTFEPTLHTPMYFLLGNLSFLDFCYSTVTAPKMLAGFLSRTNSITYGGCICQIFFFHFIGGIKIFLLTIMAYDRYVAIFYPLRYTVIMNGTLMGGLMWASWVGGFVHSIVQVAIIVGLPFCGPNVLDNFYCDVPQVVKLACANTFVVELLMVSNNGLVTSMCFVVLLVSYSVLLAKLRAGSAPGRSKAVSTCASHITVVSLIFGPCIYIYARPFCSFPTDKAVTVVYTLITPALNPFIYTLRNKDFISALGKLQGRKPKLSP